Proteins from a genomic interval of Garra rufa chromosome 4, GarRuf1.0, whole genome shotgun sequence:
- the tmem243b gene encoding transmembrane protein 243b — MDDFATRTYGTSGMDNRPLFGETSARDRIINLVIGGLASLLVLVTIISSFVFPSLPPKPLNIFFAVCIMLVCGSVLVLIYWYRQGDLEPKFRNLIYYMLCSIVLLCICANLYFHDVGRDKQSNAL; from the exons ATGGATGACTTCGCTACACGCACCTATGGCACCAGCGGGATGGATAACAGGCCTCTGTTTGGGGAAACGTCGGCCAGG GATAGAATCATCAATCTAGTGATCGGTGGACTTGCGTCTTTACTTGTTCTG GTGACCATCATTAGCTCATTCGTCTTCCCTTCACTGCCTCCCAAGCCATTGAACATTTTTTTCGCCGTCTGTATCATGTTAGTCTGCGGTTCAGTGTTGGTTCTG ATATACTGGTATAGGCAAGGAGATCTGGAGCCCAAGTTTCGCAACTTGATCTACTACATGCTCTGTTCCATCGTTCTGCTTTGTATCTGTGCCAACTTGTATTTTCACGACGTGGGCCGTGATAAACAGAGCAATGCCTTATAA
- the dmtf1 gene encoding cyclin-D-binding Myb-like transcription factor 1 — protein MNTGDVPATVTLESVNSVTFTQDTDGNIILHCPQNDGEDLGSDGTTEPVHKRLRLSSVDGDDPQDSTSTEYSVVTLPITEGDESFEVTMTATEMRDGELESDDLSETPDGDSSVQKKGKDVSAVSQAWFTTKEDKDTLVNKGHKWKQGMWSKEEIDVLMSNIERYLKNRGIQDPAEIIFEMSKEERKDFYRSIACGLNRPLFAVYRRVLRMYDNRNHVGKYTDEEIDKLKALRQKHGNDWATIGAALGRSASSVKDRCRLMKDTCNTGKWTEEEERRLAEVVHELTGTEAGDVVTQGVSWASVAELVGTRSEKQCRSKWLNYLNWKQSGGTEWTKEDDINLVRRIAELDVDDENEINWDILSGGWSSVRSPQWLRSKWWTIKRQVANHKELPFSVLLKGLQDVIESPPSVMNKVVVVGSRSATASPSPVTALQIPVQIPVQITHVSSSDGAGGTSDSETITLNSGALQTFELLPSFHLQPTGTPGTYFLQTGTNQSLPLTLSANPTVTLTAAASPSSPDQIILHSLTTDNENVTVQMSHPGIIIQTVTSEDLSDPLGQSELEAEQELVKEEPSENQNHSVEEEQSEDRLKDIQEGEKTLDSPKAEETVESSGMGEGAVLMVPSPSSFIPTSEDISTDSVLPLGTLTDPILQNQEEGSD, from the exons ATGAACACAGGAGATGTCCCAGCTACTGTGACTCTTGAATCCGTCAATTCTGTCACGTTTACTCAGGACACTGATGGAAATATAATTCTGCACTGCCCTCAGAATG ATGGGGAGGATCTGGGTTCAGACGGGACAACTGAACCTGTTCACAAACGACTACGATTGTCCAGTGTAGATGGAGATGATCCTCAGGACTCTACCTCAACGGAGTACTCTGTTGTCACTCTGCCAA TTACAGAAGGTGATGAAAGTTTCGAGGTGACAATGACTGCTACAGAAATGAGAGATGGGGAGCTGGAATCAGACGATCTTTCTGAAACACCG GATGGGGATTCTTCTGTTCAAAAGAAAGGTAAAGATGTATCAGCTGTCAGTCAAGCCTGGTTCACCACGAAAGAGGATAAAGACACACTGGTTAATAAGG GTCACAAATGGAAACAGGGTATGTGGTCAAAAGAGGAGATTGATGTCCTGATGAGCAACATAGAGCGTTATTTAAAG AACCGAGGGATTCAGGACCCTGCGGAGATCATCTTTGAGATGTCAAAAGAGGAGCGGAAGGATTTTTACCGCAGTATAGCATGTGGATTGAACAGACCGCTGTTCGCTGTGTATAGACGCGTACTACGAATGTACGATAACCGAAACCACGTAGGCAA ATACACTGATGAGGAGATCGATAAATTGAAAGC GTTAAGGCAGAAACATGGAAATGACTGGGCTACCATTGGGGCGGCACTTGGCCGCAGTGCGTCGTCTGTGAAGGACCGGTGCCGACTCATGAAGGACACATGCAACACAG GAAAATGGACAGAGGAGGAGGAGCGAAGGTTGGCAGAGGTGGTCCACGAGTTGACAGGCACAGAGGCGGGTGACGTCGTAACTCAGGGAGTCTCTTGGGCATCGGTAGCCGAACTTGTCGGCACTCGCTCAGAGAAACAGTGCCGCTCCAAATGGCTCAACTACCTAAACTGGAAACAGAGCGGCGGCACGGAGTGGACCAAAGAAGACGACATCAACCTTGTTCGCAG GATAGCTGAACTGGATGTGGATGATGAGAATGAGATTAACTGGGACATTCTGTCCGGCGGGTGGAGCAGCGTTCGCTCGCCTCAGTGGCTCCGGAGCAAATGGTGGACCATCAAAAGACAAGTGGCCAATCACAAAGAACTTCCTTTTTCTG TCTTGTTGAAAGGGCTGCAGGATGTTATAGAGTCTCCGCCGTCTGTGATGAACAAGGTTGTTGTGGTTGGTTCCCGATCTGCTACTGCTTCGCCCAGCCCTGTTACCGCACTGCAAATCCCTGTTCAGATCCCAGTGCAGATCACACATGTTT CTTCTTCAGACGGTGCAGGCGGTACCTCAGACAGTGAAACGATTACGTTGAACTCTGGAGCTTTACAGACCTTTGAATTACTACCT TCATTTCACTTGCAGCCCACTGGCACCCCTGGAACGTATTTCCTCCAGACAGGAACCAATCAGAGCCTCCCGCTCACACTCTCAGCCAATCCCACAGTCACACTCACAGCTGCAGCTTCGCCATCTTCACCAGACCAGATTATATTACACAGCCTCACG ACCGACAATGAGAATGTGACGGTCCAGATGTCACACCCTGGCATCATTATCCAAACGGTGACCTCAGAGGACCTCTCGGACCCTCTCGGCCAATcagagctggaggcagagcaggaACTCGTGAAGGAAGAGCCTTCAGAAAACCAAAACCACTCTGTAGAAGAAGAACAGAGTGAAGACAGATTAAAAGATATACAAGAAGGAGAAAAG ACTCTCGACTCTCCCAAAGCTGAGGAAACGGTAGAGAGTTCTGGGATGGGCGAAGGAGCCGTGCTCATGGTCCCATCTCCAAGCAGCTTTATTCCTACTAGTGAGGACATCAGCACAGATTCAGTCCTGCCGCTTGGAACGCTGACAG ATCCTATTCTCCAGAACCAGGAAGAGGGATCAGACTGA